The following are encoded in a window of Brevibacillus sp. DP1.3A genomic DNA:
- a CDS encoding YpdA family putative bacillithiol disulfide reductase, with the protein MEDVLIVGGGPCGLAAAIACKRAGLDPIIIEKGSLVHSIYRYPTYMIFHSTPDLLEIGGVPFATANDKPTRQEALNYYRLVVAREKLRVNVYETVTEAKKTPTGFQVTTTDRFANKHTYEAKNLVIATGYFDNPNRLHVPGEELPKVSSFYKEAHPYTGLKVAVIGGNNSAVDAAMELERAGAEVTVICRRTELSDKVKAWTRPVFESLIKKGRIHMLFDATVESIEERSIRVKTGEEVITLANDHVFSLIGYRPDRTFLHSLGVMIEEETGIPAHHPETMATNIPGLYIAGVIAAGHHANAIFIENGRFHGEGIARHIATQTEQ; encoded by the coding sequence ATGGAAGACGTACTGATTGTAGGCGGTGGGCCTTGTGGACTGGCAGCGGCAATTGCCTGCAAGCGAGCCGGGCTTGATCCCATCATTATTGAAAAAGGGTCGCTTGTCCATTCGATTTATCGCTACCCGACCTACATGATTTTTCATAGCACACCTGATTTACTGGAAATTGGGGGTGTCCCTTTTGCAACGGCGAACGACAAGCCGACCAGACAGGAGGCACTCAATTACTATCGATTGGTAGTAGCGCGAGAAAAATTGCGCGTGAACGTATATGAAACGGTGACGGAAGCGAAGAAGACGCCAACTGGTTTTCAAGTCACGACAACGGACCGATTCGCCAATAAACATACGTACGAAGCGAAAAACTTGGTGATTGCCACAGGTTACTTTGATAATCCGAATCGACTGCATGTACCGGGCGAGGAGTTGCCGAAGGTTTCATCCTTCTATAAGGAAGCACATCCTTATACAGGGCTGAAAGTAGCGGTAATAGGGGGAAACAACTCTGCCGTAGACGCGGCGATGGAACTGGAGCGGGCTGGAGCAGAAGTAACGGTGATTTGCCGCCGAACGGAGCTATCTGACAAGGTCAAGGCATGGACAAGGCCTGTTTTTGAGAGTCTGATCAAAAAAGGACGCATCCATATGCTGTTCGATGCAACAGTCGAGAGCATTGAGGAGCGTTCCATCAGGGTGAAAACAGGGGAGGAAGTCATTACGCTTGCCAATGATCATGTGTTTTCTTTGATTGGATACCGTCCGGATCGTACATTCCTTCATTCGTTAGGCGTTATGATTGAAGAGGAAACGGGAATCCCTGCGCATCATCCCGAGACGATGGCGACGAACATTCCAGGTCTCTATATTGCAGGAGTTATTGCGGCGGGCCATCACGCAAACGCTATTTTTATTGAAAATGGAAGGTTTCACGGTGAAGGTATCGCCCGCCACATTGCCACTCAAACGGAGCAGTAG
- a CDS encoding Rrf2 family transcriptional regulator, giving the protein MKISSRFSIAVHILSLLSIDSNSHCTSEWIAGSVNTNPVVIRRVLGLLKKAGLVNVRAGAGGASLAKELDQITLLEIYRAVDVVEEGQLFHIHEQPNPDCPVGANIQFVLELILTRAQHAMEEILGGVKMSELVDNLRQKITEKAQ; this is encoded by the coding sequence ATGAAAATCAGCAGCCGTTTCTCCATTGCGGTCCACATCTTATCACTGCTTTCCATTGATTCTAATTCGCATTGCACTTCCGAATGGATCGCAGGTAGTGTGAATACGAATCCGGTCGTGATCCGACGTGTGCTGGGGCTGTTGAAGAAGGCTGGGCTCGTGAACGTACGTGCCGGAGCTGGCGGCGCTTCTCTCGCCAAGGAACTGGATCAAATCACGCTTCTAGAGATTTACCGTGCAGTCGATGTCGTGGAAGAAGGGCAACTTTTTCACATCCATGAGCAACCGAATCCCGATTGTCCAGTGGGAGCGAATATACAATTTGTGCTAGAGTTGATTTTGACCCGTGCGCAGCATGCCATGGAGGAGATTTTGGGCGGAGTGAAAATGTCCGAGCTCGTAGATAACCTACGTCAAAAAATAACCGAAAAAGCGCAGTAA
- a CDS encoding S-layer homology domain-containing protein → MMKKQNIHIWLVSFAFLVYGLSFAIGVPASTASTKNLKDIANSYAIEQIRSLQAAGVISGDENGYFHPTRPVTRAEFVAMLTRTLGINPVVSNIAAYSDVPKNSWAYGYVQAAAGLNIANGVSPTTFAPKRTISREEAAAFLVRALEQSISSSYQLPVKDANAISSWARASVSQAMQKKWLVGYNGYFRPTQALSREETAVILHRIQENLKKQNVTANPLVSLGWQYQSTTEEFIAQVKKSGVNTLSPRWYFLQKDGTISDSTDTSLVHWAHANGKQVWPLFGNKFDPDATHTMLSDPNKRKAAVQKLSSFIDKYQLDGINIDFEGFSPADRNNFTLFIQELATALHAKGAVLSVDIPPDGDSDWSDPFDFAKLAKHADYLVVMAYEEHWVGGSKAGSVASLPWFTKVITDLLDEVPTQKLIAGMPLYTRDWYQSNGSLKSTDISIPQSYQLLSQYRAKTVWDDKVGQYRSTYQKQGVTHTIWLEESRSIGLKAQASLQWQIGGLAYWYVGSESTDMWTAIANSIALKHAREKL, encoded by the coding sequence ATGATGAAAAAACAAAACATACATATCTGGTTAGTCTCCTTTGCTTTTTTGGTGTACGGTCTCTCTTTTGCCATAGGAGTTCCTGCATCCACAGCATCGACGAAAAATTTAAAAGATATCGCAAACAGCTATGCGATAGAGCAAATCCGCTCGCTACAGGCGGCAGGTGTCATCTCCGGAGATGAAAACGGGTATTTTCACCCGACTCGCCCGGTGACACGTGCTGAGTTTGTCGCGATGCTCACAAGAACGCTCGGTATTAACCCGGTGGTCAGCAACATCGCAGCCTATTCGGATGTCCCGAAAAACTCTTGGGCATACGGATACGTACAAGCTGCTGCTGGACTTAACATCGCGAATGGCGTCAGTCCTACTACGTTTGCTCCGAAGCGGACGATCTCCCGCGAAGAGGCCGCTGCGTTTCTCGTACGCGCACTGGAACAGAGCATTTCGTCTTCTTACCAGTTGCCCGTGAAGGATGCCAATGCGATTTCGAGCTGGGCACGTGCCTCCGTTAGCCAAGCCATGCAGAAAAAATGGTTGGTTGGCTACAATGGCTACTTCCGCCCGACTCAAGCACTATCGAGAGAAGAAACGGCTGTTATTTTGCATCGAATTCAGGAGAATCTGAAGAAGCAAAACGTTACTGCAAACCCTCTTGTCTCTCTCGGATGGCAATACCAATCCACGACAGAGGAGTTCATTGCACAAGTCAAGAAAAGTGGAGTCAACACGCTGTCGCCGCGCTGGTACTTCCTGCAAAAAGACGGAACGATCAGCGACTCTACGGATACTTCACTTGTCCATTGGGCACATGCGAATGGCAAGCAAGTGTGGCCGCTATTCGGTAATAAATTCGATCCCGATGCTACCCACACCATGCTGTCCGATCCCAATAAACGAAAAGCAGCCGTGCAAAAGCTTTCTTCGTTCATTGATAAGTACCAGCTAGATGGGATTAACATCGATTTTGAAGGGTTCTCCCCTGCGGATCGCAACAACTTCACCTTGTTTATCCAGGAGCTCGCGACTGCTCTTCACGCAAAAGGTGCTGTCCTGTCAGTAGATATTCCGCCTGATGGTGATTCAGATTGGAGCGATCCTTTTGATTTTGCTAAATTAGCAAAGCATGCAGATTATTTGGTAGTAATGGCCTATGAAGAGCATTGGGTAGGCGGGTCAAAAGCAGGCTCCGTGGCATCCTTGCCTTGGTTTACGAAAGTCATTACCGACCTGCTTGACGAGGTTCCGACCCAAAAGCTGATCGCCGGAATGCCTCTTTACACACGCGACTGGTACCAATCGAATGGGTCATTGAAATCGACAGATATCAGCATCCCTCAGTCTTACCAGTTGCTCTCGCAATACAGAGCAAAAACAGTATGGGACGATAAAGTTGGACAATACCGTTCGACGTATCAAAAGCAAGGCGTCACGCACACGATTTGGCTGGAAGAAAGCCGTTCAATTGGGCTAAAAGCTCAGGCTAGTCTGCAATGGCAAATTGGTGGACTGGCGTACTGGTACGTTGGCTCTGAATCAACTGATATGTGGACAGCCATTGCCAATTCGATAGCCCTTAAACATGCACGTGAAAAACTGTAA
- a CDS encoding acyl-CoA thioesterase/bile acid-CoA:amino acid N-acyltransferase family protein: MMLPQIEVTPATALIDVPVHITLSGFVPNQLITLHATLKNGLPGGDLTASSHAIFQADANGSVDLVSQAPLFGTYEGIDPMGLFWSMNVQTMRFYHAYSLDNFQFTPRSTEIELTAEVCDKPVAKAVVKRIFVSRDVSIQKVTDHGLVGLFFSNPHTEQRPAIVVLGGSEGGIGSCSQFAALFASHGYPALALAYFQCNDLPEDIRQIPIEYVQRAIHWLQQQPSIHPDKITLFGRSKGAELALVTASIDQYVHAVIASSPSSTVTIGTDKAFAGSDTFSPHSSWSLQGEPLPFVSWTEEQTKVSQVRLDAGQRIDHIHAEAWAACEWLEDAEIPVEKINGPILFLSSDDDHWWPAAEHCEQMVERLKNHQFAHQVVHLRYPDTGHGIRFPYIPTTRTQLNGGTPKNNAYASEHSWREVLQFLERTFPE, encoded by the coding sequence ATGATGCTTCCACAAATTGAAGTTACGCCTGCTACAGCCTTGATAGATGTTCCCGTCCATATTACACTCAGCGGGTTTGTCCCGAATCAATTAATCACCCTTCATGCTACTCTAAAAAATGGGTTGCCGGGAGGAGATTTGACTGCATCATCACATGCCATCTTTCAAGCGGACGCAAATGGCTCAGTCGATTTGGTTTCTCAAGCCCCCTTGTTTGGTACCTATGAGGGAATTGATCCGATGGGGCTGTTCTGGTCTATGAATGTACAGACCATGCGTTTTTATCATGCTTATTCTCTGGACAATTTTCAGTTCACCCCACGCTCCACCGAGATAGAATTAACGGCAGAAGTCTGCGATAAACCCGTAGCGAAAGCAGTCGTGAAACGTATTTTTGTCTCCCGAGACGTATCGATACAGAAAGTGACAGACCATGGGCTAGTCGGTCTGTTTTTTTCAAACCCCCACACAGAGCAAAGACCCGCCATTGTCGTACTTGGTGGAAGCGAAGGTGGAATTGGCTCCTGCTCACAATTCGCTGCTTTGTTCGCCTCTCACGGCTATCCAGCGCTTGCACTCGCTTACTTCCAATGCAATGATCTTCCTGAGGATATTCGCCAGATCCCGATCGAATATGTTCAACGCGCCATTCATTGGCTACAGCAGCAGCCCTCCATACATCCTGATAAAATTACGTTATTCGGACGTTCCAAAGGAGCAGAATTGGCATTAGTCACAGCATCGATCGATCAATATGTACATGCTGTCATTGCTTCGAGTCCCAGCTCTACTGTTACGATCGGGACGGATAAGGCATTTGCTGGTTCAGACACGTTCTCCCCACATTCCTCTTGGTCGTTACAAGGAGAGCCTCTTCCATTCGTGTCATGGACAGAGGAGCAGACAAAAGTCTCGCAGGTGCGGCTCGACGCTGGTCAACGTATCGATCACATCCATGCCGAAGCATGGGCTGCTTGTGAGTGGTTAGAAGATGCCGAAATTCCGGTAGAAAAAATCAATGGTCCGATCCTCTTCCTCTCTTCCGATGACGATCACTGGTGGCCAGCAGCAGAGCATTGCGAGCAAATGGTCGAGCGGTTGAAGAATCATCAGTTTGCTCATCAGGTGGTGCATTTGCGTTATCCAGATACAGGTCATGGGATCCGTTTTCCATACATACCGACTACCCGCACACAACTCAATGGTGGTACGCCCAAAAATAATGCCTACGCATCTGAGCACTCTTGGCGTGAGGTTCTTCAGTTTTTGGAACGGACTTTTCCAGAGTAA
- a CDS encoding histidine triad nucleotide-binding protein: MDCLFCKIVNGDIPSKKVYEDEHVLAFHDINPVAPVHVLMIPKKHIQSVLAIEPEDKELIGHLHLSLQKVAETMGVNEDGFRIVTNIGKHGQQTVFHLHYHLIGGRQLEWQF, encoded by the coding sequence ATGGACTGCCTATTTTGCAAAATTGTAAACGGAGACATTCCGTCTAAAAAAGTGTATGAGGACGAGCATGTATTGGCTTTTCATGACATTAATCCTGTTGCCCCTGTTCACGTCCTGATGATTCCGAAAAAGCATATTCAATCCGTTCTAGCTATCGAGCCTGAGGACAAGGAGCTGATCGGTCACCTCCATCTGTCGCTGCAAAAAGTAGCAGAAACAATGGGCGTGAACGAGGATGGCTTCCGTATCGTAACCAACATTGGTAAACACGGACAACAAACCGTCTTCCATCTGCACTACCATCTCATCGGTGGCAGACAATTGGAGTGGCAGTTCTAA
- a CDS encoding Cfr family 23S rRNA (adenine(2503)-C(8))-methyltransferase: protein MRLSSKYETIRRILSDFKQPEYRYAQIMDAIFKQNIGEYGRMTILPKFLRDELTRILGPNVCSIVPVKELTSKQVSKVLFAIAGDERVEAVRLTYERGWKSYCISTQCGCGFGCRFCATGTIGLKRNLTADEITDQLLHFRLNGHALDSVSFMGMGEALANPHIFDAMTILTDPHLFGLGHRRITISTIGLLPGIDKLTREFPQVNLTFSLHSPFDDQRSELMPINDRFPVRDVLKELDRHIRHTGRKVYIAYILLRGVNDSTAHAEAVAELLKGRGPGEHLYHVNLIPFNSTEVSPDSYRQSDPNRIKAFVRILKSKGISITVRTQFGSDINAACGQLYRSK from the coding sequence ATGCTCAGATTATGGACGCGATTTTCAAGCAAAACATCGGCGAATACGGACGGATGACCATACTGCCCAAATTTTTGCGCGATGAGTTGACCCGGATACTTGGACCGAACGTCTGCAGCATCGTTCCGGTAAAAGAACTCACTTCGAAACAGGTCAGCAAGGTGCTGTTTGCCATTGCGGGCGACGAACGCGTGGAGGCCGTACGACTTACTTATGAGCGAGGGTGGAAATCGTATTGTATTTCCACACAGTGCGGCTGCGGATTCGGGTGCAGGTTTTGCGCCACCGGTACCATTGGCTTGAAACGAAATCTGACCGCCGACGAAATTACTGACCAATTGCTGCACTTTCGCTTGAACGGCCACGCCTTGGACAGCGTCTCATTCATGGGCATGGGGGAGGCGCTTGCCAACCCGCACATATTTGATGCAATGACGATTTTGACCGACCCGCATCTCTTTGGTTTAGGACATCGACGAATTACGATTTCCACCATCGGCCTGTTGCCGGGGATTGACAAGCTGACACGGGAGTTTCCACAGGTTAATCTAACCTTCTCGCTGCATTCGCCGTTTGATGATCAGAGAAGCGAGCTGATGCCGATCAACGACCGATTCCCAGTCCGCGACGTGCTGAAGGAATTGGATCGTCATATCCGGCATACCGGGAGAAAGGTGTATATTGCGTATATTCTTCTTCGAGGAGTCAACGACTCGACGGCGCATGCGGAAGCAGTTGCCGAGTTGTTAAAGGGAAGGGGACCTGGCGAACATCTCTATCACGTTAACCTGATTCCATTCAATTCGACCGAAGTTTCGCCAGACAGCTATCGGCAATCTGATCCTAATCGGATTAAAGCGTTTGTTCGGATCTTGAAGTCAAAGGGTATCAGCATTACGGTCCGAACTCAATTCGGATCGGACATTAACGCGGCATGCGGTCAGCTATACCGCTCCAAATAA